A window of the Hordeum vulgare subsp. vulgare chromosome 5H, MorexV3_pseudomolecules_assembly, whole genome shotgun sequence genome harbors these coding sequences:
- the LOC123395166 gene encoding uncharacterized protein At5g65660 yields the protein MRMNMPQGLTPAPASMTIPMAHSSRPTLGFPLGTALLLLVIFSLSGIFSCCYHWDRLRSLLWSRHPGMLQEGPHTVISIGSAPSKAASEHKSEKAGKECGLPVIMPGDNIAKFYARPSPHEACLPAAAAAETGEVEVQVRCSVS from the exons ATGCGTATGAATATGCCACAAGGTCTCACGCCTGCTCCTGCATCCATGACGATCCCGATGGCGCATTCCTCACGGCCGACGCTGGGGTTCCCCCTCGGCACGGCGCTCCTGCTCCTCGTCATCTTCTCCCTCAGCGGCATCTTCTCCTGCTGCTACCACTGGGACAGGCTCCGCTCCCTCCTCTGGTCTCGGCATCCTGGGATGCTCCAGGAAGGCCCGCACACCGTCATCTCCATCGGATCGGCGCCGAGCAAGGCAGCGTCCGAGCACAAG AGCGAGAAAGCTGGAAAAGAGTGCGGGTTGCCCGTGATCATGCCCGGGGATAACATCGCGAAGTTCTACGCGAGGCCCTCCCCGCATGAGGCGTGTTTACCTGCAGCGGCAGCAGCAGAGACGGGCGAGGTCGAGGTGCAAGTCAGATGTTCAGTTTCGTGA
- the LOC123395167 gene encoding putative pentatricopeptide repeat-containing protein At1g03510 has protein sequence MDSRHQRLATLTKALTAHVNAGRHREALAFFARMASDPALPPLADPSFAYALPLALKSAAALRLPSSSSVAPIHALARKCSGLLSNPFVASALVTSYGACAGSSPEAARRLFDELPGRTAVVWSAMISAYVRSGDVSAAARALGDMDVAPTDSCFNSVIAAVVESGECPARAVELYRRMQGMGVKPSLITLLALVPVCTALGALSSIREVHGFAVRHGMFTSCHLGSSLIEAYGQCGSLVGAQRVFDLVEGRDVVVWSSMVSAYAFHGHGDVAMSLFRRMELDKVRPDGIMFLGVLKACGHAGRADDALKYFDVLTKTYGVEACGDHYSCLVDVLGRAGRLHQAYDVIRMMPVRVTAKAWGALLAACRKYGEVGLAEVAATALFEIEPKNAGNFVSLANIYSGLGMHEEAERVRRDMEQRGLQSSPGSSWTIQRKSSELV, from the exons ATGGACTCCCGCCACCAGCGGCTGGCGACGCTGACCAAGGCCCTCACCGCGCACGTCAACGCCGGCCGCCACCGCGAAGCGCTCGCCTTCTTCGCGCGCATGGCCTCCGACCCGGCGCTCCCGCCGCTCGCCGACCCGTCCTTCGCCTACGCCCTCCCTCTCGCGCTCAAGTCCGCCGCCGCGCtccgcctcccctcctcctcctccgtcgcgcCCATCCACGCGCTCGCGCGCAAGTGCAGCGGCCTCCTCAGCAACCCCTTCGTCGCCTCCGCGCTCGTCACCTCCTACGGTGCATGCGCCGGCTCCTCCCCCGAGGCCGCGCGCCGCCTGTTCGATGAATTGCCCGGCCGCACCGCCGTCGTCTGGAGCGCCATGATCTCCGCCTACGTCCGTTCAGGGGACGTCTCCGCGGCCGCACGGGCGCTCGGGGACATGGACGTCGCGCCCACCGACTCGTGCTTCAACTCGGTGATCGCGGCAGTGGTAGAGTCCGGGGAATGTCCGGCCCGTGCCGTCGAGCTCTACCGGCGGATGCAAGGGATGGGCGTCAAGCCCTCGCTCATCACTCTGCTGGCGCTCGTCCCGGTGTGCACGGCGCTGGGCGCGCTGAGCTCAATCAGGGAGGTGCATGGCTTCGCGGTGCGGCATGGCATGTTCACGAGCTGCCACCTCGGGAGCTCCCTCATCGAGGCGTACGGTCAGTGCGGCTCTTTGGTCGGAGCGCAGAGGGTTTTTGACCTGGTGGAAGGGCGCGACGTGGTTGTTTGGAGCTCCATGGTATCGGCGTATGCGTTCCATGGCCATGGAGACGTTGCGATGTCGCTTTTCAGGCGTATGGAGCTGGATAAGGTCCGGCCTGATGGCATCATGTTCCTCGGCGTGTTGAAGGCGTGTGGCCATGCTGGTCGTGCAGATGACGCTTTGAAGTATTTTGATGTGTTAACCAAAACATATGGAGTGGAAGCATGCGGAGATCATTATTCGTGCTTGGTTGATGTCTTGGGACGGGCAGGGAGGTTGCATCAGGCCTATGATGTTATACGGATGATGCCGGTTAGAGTTACCGCAAAGGCCTGGGGTGCTCTCCTTGCTGCTTGCAGGAAATACGGGGAGGTAGGGCTGGCAGAAGTTGCAGCGACAGCGTTGTTTGAGATTGAACCGAAGAATGCAGGGAACTTTGTTTCGCTTGCAAATATCTATTCGGGCTTGGGTATGCATGAGGAGGCAGAGCGGGTGAGAAGGGACATGGAGCAACGAGGCTTGCAGAGCTCACCTGGAAGCAGTTGGACGATACAACGCAAGTCAAG TGAACTTGTCTGA